The genomic interval CTGTCGGTAACGATGCCTATAACGATTTCATTGGGGTTCTGGGCCTTGACGTTTATTGGTACAAAGGCTAGTGCTATTAGTGCTATCAAGAGGAGGGAGAGACTTTTAGCTCGTTCTTTTGTTGTCATACGGTTGTAATAATAATTTCTTATTCAATAAAAAAAGGGTTAACTACTATTTCTGGGCTCTATCTGCCTTTTATATCCAGCGGAAGATTGCGCTTGCCATGACGAAGCCTACTCCAGAAGTGATGAACTGTATGTAGTCTCCCTTCTTAATCTTGCCCTGTGTTAGAGTATCGTGTAGAGCCATGAATACGCAGGCAGATCCAGTGTATCCATATTTCTCCATGATGGTTGGGGCCTTCTCGATTGGCTGTCCAAGTAGCCTCATCAGCTGGTGGATCATCTCTCTGTTTACCTGTGTGACGAAGTAGTAGCTTATGTCGTTGGCTGTTAAATTTGCCTTTTTCTGTACCTCTTGTGCGAGTCCTGGCCAGTGGCGAAGGTTTATGTCGGGTGGATACCTTTTAAGGTACCTCAGCTTGTGCCATCCCTCCTTTACGACGTTCTCGTTTACTGGTCTTGCACCCCCTATGTATATGCCCCAGTAGTCTGTATAACTACCATCCGCAATTATTTTTCCAGTAATGTAGCCAGGTTCACTTGATGGGCCAAGAATGACGGCTCCAGCTCCGTCAGAGAAAATGGAGGCAGTCACGTCTTGTGGGTCAATAAATTTGGTCATCGTGTAAGGTGAAACTACCAAGACATAGTTGACGTCTTCGTTGAGCATGATGTTCTGTGCCGCAAGCATGAGGGCTATTGTGTTGTCTGCACAGGCCGCGTTTATGTCGAAGCCTCCCGTTTTTAGTTTTGCGCCTAGCTTCTGGTGAACTGCACAAACTGTTGGTGGGGTCTGGAAGTCTGGGGTATCTGTTGCGAATATGATAAGGTCGATATCGTCTATAGTGAGGTTGGCGTTTTGAAGAGCCATTCTAGCGGCTTCTGCGGCTAGATCCGAGGGGGCCTGGTCTGGCGCAGAGACGTATCGGTGTTTGATGCCTATGCGGTTTTCTAGTGCATTTCTCCATGCATCGGGGAGCTTGAGACCAAAGAACTTTTCATAGTCATCGTTAGTTACTAGTGTTTTTCCAAGGGCTATGCCCGTGCTCACTATCCTGGCATATTTTTTTATTTCAGGCTTCGTAGCCATCAAAATACTCTGGGAAAAATCCTATAAAATAAAAACGGTTAACTATTTCCCGAAACCTAAAAGATGCTTTCGATCTTTCTCTTGAGCTTCCAGCCTTTAAGCAACCATGTACCGTATATACCGTAAGGTAATGCCAGGACAACTATTATGTAGAGGAGTCCGAGAATAAAGCTGGGGAAGAGTTGCAGTTGTTGGAGTGACAGGAAGCCTAGTGATATGAGTGCTGGAGTTATCGTTGAAAGGTAGTCTCTAAGGAAGCCAGCAAGGATACCGCCAATAGCTGGTCCAACGAATGTGCCGAGACCACCCAGTATAGCACCAGTCATGGCAATGAAGGTCTTATCGGTTGCGAAGACGTCTGGCTGGATTGTAGGTATGCAGGCGACGTACACGCTTCCGGCTACCCCTGCAAAGACGCCTGAAATAAAGAAAGCTATTAACTGGTGGAGAAAAACGTTGTAGCCTATAACAGATGCCCTTACCGGATTCTCCCTTATTGCTATAAATGTGCTTCCCAGAGGGGATGTGATGATTCTCTTAATCAACAGATATGATATGTAGAGGCTAAGGAGAGAGACTAGGTACACGTTAAGAGGATATACAAATCGCAGGATTCTTACATAAGGAAGACCTGAACCTACTTCATGGAGGAATGTTGCCGAGGAGCTAAAGATTACGTACCCACTATAACCTAAGAAGATAAAGAGCAATAAGACAATCAGTGTTTTGAGAACTTTCTGGCGTTTCCGCTTTGTGCTAATGATGTCTATCATCCCGGTCACAAGTGATAGAGCAAGAAATATTGTGAAGAGGGCGAGGTAGAGGTACAGCCCTTCAAGTGAAGCCATCTCAGGTATCGTACCTACCGTCACAGCAACAGTGGTTTGGGCAGAGTACTCAATAGTAGCTCTAATGGCTTCCGAAATAGCAAGCGTTAAGATACCATAGTACAGTCCCCTAACACGGTAGCCGGGAAGACCCATGCCGACATAAACAGCTCCCGAAATAAGTGCGGCGGGAATAAGAGATAGAAGGAACGGGACACCCTGCTTGAGAAGCACCGCCGTAATAAAGGCAGCAACACCGAATGGAACTGCGTGCCCGAAGCTTGGGATTCCCGCGAAACCCAAAACTATGTTGTAGCTTAGTGCAAGTAGAGCCCATACAAATGTCAGGGGAATGCCTGTAGCCAGTGACCTGTCTAGCCATGGAATGGCAAGGAGTATTGTTAAGGACAAGTATCCAAGAAACCTATTAGGCAACAAGTAGTTCCTTAGTTTCTCCATTTTCTCACCTCTTGAATAATCCTTCTGGTTTAACCACTAGGACAACTATCATGACTATGAGATCTATCGCAAAGCCCAGTTGGGGTATAAAGTAGGCTACAAGCCTGTCGACAAATCCTATCAGTAGACTCGCATAGAAGGCTCCCGAATAACTTTTCATGCCTCCTACCACGGGGATAGCGAATGCTAGAAGTGAAAAGTGGACAGGGAGCTCTATGGTTGCATGCGTCAGTGGAGCAACTAGTGCGCCACCCAGTAGTGCCAGGGCGACGCCAAATGTAAATGCAGACGTGAAGAGCATCGAGATATCTACACCGAAGACTGTAGCGAGCTCTCGGTTCTCTGTCCCCGCCCTAAGCTTTATACCAATCATGGTTTTTGAAAGAAGTGTACTCATGGTGCCGAATAGGACAAATCCAATCGCTATAAGAACAAACTTATAGATCCTTATCCTGACATCTGCTAGCTGTATATATCCTGACAACAAGAAGTTTTGAGTCTCCGGAAATACGAGCCCTGTTGGCCATATTAGTTGCATAAAGGTATACAATAGAGTCATTAGTCCCATGGTAAGTAGTAATTGTGCTAATGGATTCCCGTATACCGGCCGTATTATTGCTCTCTCGGTTAGAAGACCAAGGACTATCCCTATAAGAAAAGTTAACAATAGGCTCAACAGGAAGTTATTCGTCATGTAATAAAACGTCACAAAGAGATATGCTCCTAGTCCAAAAAAGGCGCCCTGTGCTAGGTTAAAGACATCCATTAAGCCAAAAATAATCACAAGTCCTATGGCTGCAAGGTAGATCATTGATGAATAAGTCAACCCGTCTATAACTGCGCTTAGAATCAATTCAGGTGAAACCATATCCACCACCTATAAGCTTACACCCAGGATTCTCCTTATTACATGATTGTTTTCTTCTATTTTTTCCGAGGGAAAACCTGTCACCACAACACCTTTATCCATCAGGTAAATGTAATCTGTTATTTCGCGGGCGTAAGCAAAGTTCTGTTCAATCAATAGTATTGTCTTCTTATTTTCAAGCATGTAGTGCCTCAGCTGCCTGTAGAAGTTTTTAACATAAGCTGGGCTTAGACCCTCAGATGGCTCATCTAGTATGAGAAGATCATGCTCCCTTACCAGTCCACATGCAAGTGCAAGCATTCTTTGCTGACCGCCGCTAAGTTCTCCTGCTAGGAGGCCAGAGAACCGTTTAAGCTCTGGGAAAAGATTCATTACCATTTCAAGCTTGTCGTCGAATTTTTCCTTTGGGCCATTATAGGCTAGCTTAAGGTTCTCAATGACGGTAAGGTTTGCAAATACATTTTTCTCTGCTGGGACAAAACTTATTCCCCTCTTGACTATGCTATGCGTTGGGAAATTAGTGATGTTCTCTCCTTTGAAAAACACTTCTCCCCTAGCTGCCTTATATATTCCCATTATTGTTTTTAGAGTTGTTGTTTTTCCCACGCCATTTCTACCTAGAATGGCCGTGAGCTTGTATTCTTCCGCTTCGAAGTTTACTCCTTGAAGTATATGGAAGCCGCCTATATATGCATGAAGATCCTTTACTTTCAGAATTGGAGACGCCACATCATTCACCCAGGTAGATTTTCTGAACCTCCCTATTCTCAACTATCTCTTTGGGAGACCCTTCCGCGAGAATACTTCCCTGATTCATTACGCTGACTTTGTCTGCTACTTCGAGAACAACATCTATTTTGTGCTCGATCACTACAACTGTTTTCTTCATTTCGTCTCTCAGCTTTTTAATGAGACGTACAATTGGTGCTACCTCCTCTAGAGATACGCCGGCCGTGGGCTCATCTAATGCTATGAGCTTTGGGTTTCCAGCAAGGGCAATAGCGATTTCTAGTTTCCGTTTGTCGCCTGGGGTGAGGCTACTTGCCAAAATGTTTGTCTTGCCGTAGAGGCCAGTTATGGAGGCAATCCGCATGGCTTCCCAGACAACATCTTTGTAATGGCTTGTTGGATGAATGAAGTCCCATCTCACGTTTTTCCATTTTGCTTGGACAGCAAGCCTTATGTTTTCGAGAACAGTAAGGTTTGGGAAAATCGAATATATTTGGAAAGACCTTGTTAGACCCAGGGAGCTAATGTAGTGAGGGGGTTTACCAGTTATATCTCTGTCCTCAAAATACACTTTACCACTTGTAGGTTTGAGGACTCCAGTAATCAAGTTAAATAGCGTTGTTTTCCCAGCACC from Thermofilum adornatum carries:
- a CDS encoding 3-oxoacyl-ACP synthase III family protein, with amino-acid sequence MATKPEIKKYARIVSTGIALGKTLVTNDDYEKFFGLKLPDAWRNALENRIGIKHRYVSAPDQAPSDLAAEAARMALQNANLTIDDIDLIIFATDTPDFQTPPTVCAVHQKLGAKLKTGGFDINAACADNTIALMLAAQNIMLNEDVNYVLVVSPYTMTKFIDPQDVTASIFSDGAGAVILGPSSEPGYITGKIIADGSYTDYWGIYIGGARPVNENVVKEGWHKLRYLKRYPPDINLRHWPGLAQEVQKKANLTANDISYYFVTQVNREMIHQLMRLLGQPIEKAPTIMEKYGYTGSACVFMALHDTLTQGKIKKGDYIQFITSGVGFVMASAIFRWI
- a CDS encoding branched-chain amino acid ABC transporter permease, producing MEKLRNYLLPNRFLGYLSLTILLAIPWLDRSLATGIPLTFVWALLALSYNIVLGFAGIPSFGHAVPFGVAAFITAVLLKQGVPFLLSLIPAALISGAVYVGMGLPGYRVRGLYYGILTLAISEAIRATIEYSAQTTVAVTVGTIPEMASLEGLYLYLALFTIFLALSLVTGMIDIISTKRKRQKVLKTLIVLLLFIFLGYSGYVIFSSSATFLHEVGSGLPYVRILRFVYPLNVYLVSLLSLYISYLLIKRIITSPLGSTFIAIRENPVRASVIGYNVFLHQLIAFFISGVFAGVAGSVYVACIPTIQPDVFATDKTFIAMTGAILGGLGTFVGPAIGGILAGFLRDYLSTITPALISLGFLSLQQLQLFPSFILGLLYIIVVLALPYGIYGTWLLKGWKLKRKIESIF
- a CDS encoding branched-chain amino acid ABC transporter permease produces the protein MVSPELILSAVIDGLTYSSMIYLAAIGLVIIFGLMDVFNLAQGAFFGLGAYLFVTFYYMTNNFLLSLLLTFLIGIVLGLLTERAIIRPVYGNPLAQLLLTMGLMTLLYTFMQLIWPTGLVFPETQNFLLSGYIQLADVRIRIYKFVLIAIGFVLFGTMSTLLSKTMIGIKLRAGTENRELATVFGVDISMLFTSAFTFGVALALLGGALVAPLTHATIELPVHFSLLAFAIPVVGGMKSYSGAFYASLLIGFVDRLVAYFIPQLGFAIDLIVMIVVLVVKPEGLFKR
- a CDS encoding ABC transporter ATP-binding protein translates to MASPILKVKDLHAYIGGFHILQGVNFEAEEYKLTAILGRNGVGKTTTLKTIMGIYKAARGEVFFKGENITNFPTHSIVKRGISFVPAEKNVFANLTVIENLKLAYNGPKEKFDDKLEMVMNLFPELKRFSGLLAGELSGGQQRMLALACGLVREHDLLILDEPSEGLSPAYVKNFYRQLRHYMLENKKTILLIEQNFAYAREITDYIYLMDKGVVVTGFPSEKIEENNHVIRRILGVSL
- a CDS encoding ABC transporter ATP-binding protein, which codes for MSGIILRTENLTKSFGGLVAVSNVNLKVAQGTVHAIIGPNGAGKTTLFNLITGVLKPTSGKVYFEDRDITGKPPHYISSLGLTRSFQIYSIFPNLTVLENIRLAVQAKWKNVRWDFIHPTSHYKDVVWEAMRIASITGLYGKTNILASSLTPGDKRKLEIAIALAGNPKLIALDEPTAGVSLEEVAPIVRLIKKLRDEMKKTVVVIEHKIDVVLEVADKVSVMNQGSILAEGSPKEIVENREVQKIYLGE